In Mus pahari chromosome 20, PAHARI_EIJ_v1.1, whole genome shotgun sequence, the genomic stretch CTGCCACTCGGTGAGTGTGAGCGTTCTGGGCCGAGGCTACAAACCCTCTCAGAGGTCCTAGCCAGACTGGGTATAGGGTATGGGAGCAAAGGAGTTAGAAATGAGTAGTGAGGGCTCTGGGAGCGTGTGATAGTGGCTTCAGGATGGAAAGTACAGTAGCTCAGCTGTGGGGGGAGAACCTTTAAATCCTGTAGCCCCTCTTCTGACAAAGGGAGTCTCTGGTCCCCAGCAGAGCTCTCAGGCCATGGATCTCTGAGCTTAGAGTGACTGGCTTTGATCCCCACCCAGCCTGCTCAGCTTCAGCAACACACTTGTCTTTAGCGAGGCAATCAAAGTGCCAGGTGAAGCTCTTGAAAACTACAGGAGGACTACCTCCTGCCCATGACCGCCTGCTTCCAGACCCTCCACCCCTGAATCCCTGTCTTTGACCTAGAGTCCCAGGAACTAGAGAAGGAACTAAGCTctgggacccaacaccctctttcTGTCCCCACATCACACCTCCATGTGCATCATAGTCCTAATCCTATCTTGAGAGTTAAAGACAAGTGATCTCCAGCTACCCTGAAGTTCCCTGGGGGCACCTCTTTCACGCTGAGTCACGTCCCCAGAGCAGCATCAGGTAAACAAGCTCCTGACAAATGGACTCTAGCTCACTCTATTAACCATTCTCCATCCCCAACCCACTCCTAATCTGTACCCCACCCAGCAGTGGCCTCTGAGGGCCCAAACCGCTGTGATACCATATACCAAGGCTTTGCTGAATGTCTCATCCGCCTGGGGGATGGCATGGGTCGAGGAGGCGAGCTACAGACTGTCTGCAGGTACCAGAAGGTGGGAGGTGATGGGTCGGTCGGTGGGAGGCACCAACCCAGTCTGTGCTACTGCTTCACCACCTCAGGGCCCCCGAGTCTCTTCCTGGTCCAAATCTTTGTGCTCTAACCCCGCCCCCCAACCCCATTCTGTAACAGATCCTGGAATGACTTCCACGCCTGTGCCTCTCGGGTCCTGTCAGGCTGCCCAGAGGAGGCGGCTGCAGTGTGGGAGTCACTGCAGCAAGAAGCTCGCCGTGCCCCACACCCAGATAATTTGCACATCCTCTGTGGCGCTCCTGTGAGTGTTCGGGAGCGGATTGCCGGCCCAGAGACCAACCAGGAGACACTACGGGCcacagctcctgccctggctccagctccagcccccGCGTTGTTCGCAGCTGCTCTAGCACTTGCCTGCCTCCTGGGGCCTCTGGCCTAAACAGTCTGGTTGGCCAGCCAACAGTGCCCTTGCCTCCCATCACTGCATGCAGTGGCGGCCGCCATGTGAGCTCTGCAGTGTGCACACTTTTcattaaaggtatttatttatatttgcacCAAGTTGGTTCCTTTCTCCTGGCTGTGGCACTCTTGACTAAAGCAGGGACCCCCGGAAATTATCTCAGCATGGAATGTGCGTGCCTCAGTACCTCCACAAGGGACTCAGTTATCCTCACAAACATTCATTTTGTGATGGCGGTACTGAAGTTTCTTTCCATTATGCTATAGGTCCCAAGAGCATCCTGGGTCCCTAGGGCCCTGGTAGAGACCCAGGATCTGCCAGAATGCACAGcccttctctgcctttcccaACCTGGCAGAAATGTGGTGGTCGTGGTAGGGGGGCTACAACAGGGTCCCAGGGTGAGAGTTCTCCATCTCAGACTTACCCTCAACTCCTCACCCCAGGTGACCAGCCAAGGTCTTTCTCAGGTTCCTTGCAACCTCCTGATGTGTCACCTGCTTCTCCCTCTACTAAACCTCAGCCTTCAATACATGCTCAGACTCAGTGCTCGGCCTTCTGAGGTCTGGACTGTCCAAGGAGAAGCCCATCCGGAAGGTCTAAGTCTAAACTCAAACCCCTGACAGGATCAGCAGTTACAGAAGCTGAGGTCATAAAGAGGGGtgctctggcttctgctctcCACAAGTTTGCTCTTTGGGGTttgcagagccagagagagagagagagagagagagagagcactatcTCAGAAATACATGATTCGAGAAGGCACAGTGGAAGCAACAGTGTTCCACAAAGAGTATGTGGCGTGGGCAGAGCCACTGTCCATTGCACTGGGGCCAGAAAAACAGAGAAGGTTAACACTATGTCTTCTTCCCCGcccctccacttcttcctcttcctcctcttcttttttaagatgGGGACTTCCTATGTGGCTCTGACTAGCctaaaacaggctggcctcaaacttggagtgatcctcctgcctcctcttcctaggtgctagaattacaagcatgtgctgccATTCCTAGCCTTAAAAATGAGGACTTTGGTGGACATTGTAATGGCCTCCTCGTGGGCTGCTCCTATTTCTGCTCCTTTCACTCTCTGAGTTGGGAGACGGATGCTTGTATTAAGCTCCTTCCCGCTAATCTACAAGGTTCTGCACGAGCCTGCTCTGCCTACCCAGTCCTTGAGGATGGGCAGTCTCAGAGGTGAAGTAGCACATGGGAGGTGATAGCACATAAGGGGGGCTGCCTTATAAGTAGCTCGGaatagctggggggggggggctcgctcagcaaagtgcttgtcacacaagcgtGAAGACCTCAGTTTGGCCCCTAGGCCTATGTAAAACATAGAGTGGTGGCATGCACTTGTGTGTAGTCCCAGCCCTAGGAAGGGCAGAAACAACTCGATCTCTGGGAGTTgctggagagccagagagagagagaaggcactatctcaaaaaacaaggtagatagCACCTGAAGAATGATGCCCCAAGGTTGACCTTGGTATGCACACTCCCGCttcatacatattcataaacacacacacacacacacacacacacacacacgtacagagagagagagggggggggagagagagagagaacaggccaATGGAATGACCTAGTACTCAGCACTCAGTAAAGGTACTTGCCTGCAAGTCTTACAGTCAGTCATCTGATGCCCACacgtcatcctctgacctccacataggaattgttatatgtgtgcacatgtactcatacataaagaaataataaacattaaaattcatCATAAAAAGGTGGCCCCAGAGACCTGTGCTGATATGGAGAGGGATTTAGAAGGGATGCTGGCAAGTTAGCCATCAGCTGGGAAGAAGCATGGCAGGCCAGGCTTGTGACAGTCATGCCAGGAGACTGTTTACACACCTgcacagacaagacagacagaaaacaggtGCGATGGAACCTGCTTAGACTCTGAGGTGACAGGTGTCTCCAGAGACCTCCACTCAAGTGTGCAGGAGGagcacaacccccccccccagtttctttctttctttttttttttttttttaagatttatttatttattatatgtaagtacactgtagctgacttcagagactccagaagagggcatcagatcttgttacggaNNNNNNNNNNNNNNNNNNNNNNNNNNNNNNNNNNNNNNNNNNNNNNNNNNNNNNNNNNNNNNNNNNNNNNNNNNNNNNNNNNNNNNNNNNNNNNNNNNNNNNNNNNNNNNNNNNNNNNNNNNNNNNNNNNNNNNNNNNNNNNNNNNNNNNNNNNNNNNNNNNNNNNNNNNNNNNNNNNNNNNNNNNNNNNNNNNNNNNNNNNNNNNNNNNNNNNNNNNNNNNNNNNNNNNNNNNNNNNNNNNNNNNNNNNNNNNNNNNNNNNNNNNNNNNNNNNNNNNNNNNNNNNNNNNNNNNNNNNNNNNNNNNNNNNNNNNNNNNNNNNNNNNNNNNNNNNNNNNNNNNNNNNNNNNNNNNNNNNNNNNNNNNNNNNNNNNNNNNNNNNNNNNNNNNNNNNNNNNNNNNNNNNNNNNNNNNNNNNNNNNNNNNNNNNNNNNNNNNNNNNNNNNNNNNNNNNNNNNNNNNNNNNNNNNNNNNNNNNNNNNNNNNNNNNNNNNNNNNNNNNNNNNNNNNNNNNNNNNNNNNNNNNNNNNNNNNNNNNNNNNNNNNNNNNNNNNNNNNNNNNNNNNNNNNNNNNNNNNNNNNNNNNNNNNNNNNNNNNNNNNNNNNNNNNNNNNNNNNNNNNNNNNNNNNNNNNNNNNNNNNNNNNNNNNNNNNNNNNNNNNNNNNNNNNNNNNNNNNNNNNNNNNNNNNNNNNNNNNNNNNNNNNNNNNNNNNNNNNNNNNNNNNNNNNNNNNNNNNNNNNNNNNNNNNNNNNNNNNNNNNNNNNNNNNNNNNNNNNNNNNNNNNNNNNNNNNNNNNNNNNNNNNNNNNNNNNNNNNNNNNNNNNNNNNNNNNNNNNNNNNNNNNNNNNNNNNNNNNNNNNNNNNNNNNNNNNNNNNNNNNNNNNNNNNNNNNNNNNNNNNNNNNNNNNNNNNNNNNNNNNNNNNNNNNNNNNNNNNNNNNNNNNNNNNNNNNNNNNNNNNNNNNNNNNNNNNNNNNNNNNNNNNNNNNNNNNNNNNNNNNNNNNNNNNNNNNNNNNNNNNNNNNNNNNNNNNNNNNNNNNNNNNNNNNNNNNNNNNNNNNNNNNNNNNNNNNNNNNNNNNNNNNNNNNNNNNNNNNNNNNNNNNNNNNNNNNNNNNNNNNNNNNNNNNNNNNNNNNNNNNNNNNNNNNNNNNNNNNNNNNNNNNNNNNNNNNNNNNNNNNNNNNNNNNNNNNNNNNNNNNNNNNNNNNNNNNNNNNNNNNNNNNNNNNNNNNNNNNNNNNNNNNNNNNNNNNNNNNNNNNNNNNNNNNNNNNNNNNNNNNNNNNNNNNNNNNNNNNNNNNNNNNNNNNNNNNNNNNNNNNNNNNNNNNNNNNNNNNNNNNNNNNNNNNNNNNNNNNNNNNNNNNNNNNNNNNNNNNNNNNNNNNNNNNNNNNNNNNNNNNNNNNNNNNNNNNNNNNNNNNNNNNNNNNNNNNNNNNNNNNNNNNNNNNNNNNNNNNNNNNNNNNNNNNNNNNNNNNNNNNNNNNNNNNNNNNNNNNNNNNNNNNNNNNNNNNNNNNNNNNNNNNNNNNNNNNNNNNNNNNNNNNNNNNNNNNNNNNNNNNNNNNNNNNNNNNNNNNNNNNNNNNNNNNNNNNNNNNNNNNNNNNNNNNNNNNNNNNNNNNNNNNNNNNNNNNNNNNNNNNNNNNNNNNNNNNNNNNNNNNNNNNNNNNNNNNNNNNNNNNNNNNNNNNNNNNNNNNNNNNNNNNNNNNNNNNNNNNNNNNNNNNNNNNNNNNNNNNNNNNNNNNNNNNNNNNNNNNNNNNNNNNNNNNNNNNNNNNNNNNNNNNNNNNNNNNNNNNNNNNNNNNNNNNNNNNNNNNNNNNNNNNNNNNNNNNNNNNNNNNNNNNNNNNNNNNNNNNNNNNNNNNNNNNNNNNNNNNNNNNNNNNNNNNNNNNNNNNNNNNNNNNNNNNNNNNNNNNNNNNNNNNNNNNNNNNNNNNNNNNNNNNNNNNNNNNNNNNNNNNNNNNNNNNNNNNNNNNNNNNNNNNNNNNNNNNNNNNNNNNNNNNNNNNNNNNNNNNNNNNNNNNNNNNNNNNNNNNNNNNNNNNNNNNNNNNNNNNNNNNNNNNNNNNNNNNNNNNNNNNNNNNNNNNNNNNNNNNNNNNNNNNNNNNNNNNNNNNNNNNNNNNNNNNNNNNNNNNNNNNNNNNaaaaaaaaaaaaaaaaaaaaaaaaaaaaaccaacaaaaaaaatcatgattacAATATGTTCATAGTAATTATAAAGATAGGAAATTCATATGGAAAGTCTTGAGGGTGACATCTTCCCCAAGAATTCATATAACTGTGGAAATGTCAGAGCTGGATTAGATCCCAGATTTGGCCCCAAAGTCAATGCtccctttttgttgttattaaaaattatttattgggctggtgagatggcacagtggttaagagcagtgactactcttctgaaggtcatgagttcaaatcccagcaaccacatggtggctcacatccattcgtaatgacatctgacaccccctcctggtgtgtctgtacttacataaaaataataaataaatctttaaaaatttatttatgccgggcggtggtgacgcatgcctttaatcccagcacttgggaggcagaggcaggaggatttctgagtttgaggccagcctggcctacagagtgagttccaggacagccagggctacacagagaaaccctgtctcgaaaaaccaaaataaataaataaaaaaataaaaattatttatttattcactttacaacacAGTATCAGCCTAtcagcccttcctttcctctcagtaATGAGTCACgcaggtccccccccccctccatccaCCTTCCCtaccttccctgtctcttttgagaagggaaagccctcttctgggtatcacccttcctcatgctgtttttttttttttttaggcaagtTCTCCCTGTGCATCAGCCCTGGGTGTCCTGTTGCTATAGacagaccatgctggccttgaactcagaggtccacccctctgcctcccaaaccaCACCATGCCACCATGCTGGGTTAAAGTCCATGTTTTTAGTAATCCCTTTACCCTTTGGGAAACAAATTTCATTGTTGCCATTTTGAGATGTGGTCTTAATCTGTACCCCAAGAAAACCCAGACCTCCTAtaacctgacttttttttttttaacctctcacTGCAATATCACCTTAaattcctgagtgccaggattataggcatgtgggAACacactgataattttttttattgagataGGACCTTAATAaatacaccaggctagcctcaatctAAAGTCTTTCTTGTTGCTGCTTCCAAagaactaggattacaggctaACACTAGGTTTTGAAacaacttttactttttttaaaaagacaaaacattgttaaaattttatcacgtgagacagggtctctctgtaga encodes the following:
- the Nrn1l gene encoding neuritin-like protein isoform X1; this translates as MMCYCRHCHWRRRCQRRPCALTLLLLLPLAVASEGPNRCDTIYQGFAECLIRLGDGMGRGGELQTVCRSWNDFHACASRVLSGCPEEAAAVWESLQQEARRAPHPDNLHILCGAPVSVRERIAGPETNQETLRATAPALAPAPAPALFAAALALACLLGPLA
- the Nrn1l gene encoding neuritin-like protein isoform X2, with translation MMCYCRHCHWRRRCQRRPCALTLLLLLPLVASEGPNRCDTIYQGFAECLIRLGDGMGRGGELQTVCRSWNDFHACASRVLSGCPEEAAAVWESLQQEARRAPHPDNLHILCGAPVSVRERIAGPETNQETLRATAPALAPAPAPALFAAALALACLLGPLA